The proteins below are encoded in one region of Bombus terrestris chromosome 7, iyBomTerr1.2, whole genome shotgun sequence:
- the LOC100648438 gene encoding potassium voltage-gated channel protein Shaker isoform X11 has protein sequence MQMILVAGGSLPKLSSQDEDGPNPHTQYTGVTQFEPIPHDHDFCERVVINVSGLRFETQLRTLNQFPDTLLGDPHRRIRYFDPLRNEYFFDRNRPSFDAILYYYQSGGRLRRPVNVPLDVFSEEIKFYELGELATNKFREDEGFIKEEEKPLPSHELQRKVWLLFEYPESSQGARVVAIISVIVILLSIVIFCLETLPEFKHYKVFNTTTNGTKIEEDEVPDITDPFFLIETICIIWFTFELSVRFLACPNKLNFFRDVMNFIDIIAIIPYFITLGTVMAEEEEMPDEPKAPVSPQDKSTNQAMSLAILRVIRLVRVFRIFKLSRHSKGLQILGRTLKASMRELGLLIFFLFIGVVLFSSAVYFAEAGSENSFFKSIPDAFWWAVVTMTTVGYGDMTPVGVWGKIVGSLCAIAGVLTIALPVPVIVSNFNYFYHRETDQEEMQSQNFNHVTSCPYLPGQHLKKSSMSESSSEIMELEEGILSSITHSEVTKKPNCNPRHNNNINPACMSIETDV, from the exons GTGAGCGGGCTACGGTTTGAGACGCAGCTGCGTACGCTGAACCAATTTCCGGACACGCTGCTTGGCGATCCGCATCGACGAATCCGATACTTTGATCCGCTTCGCAACGAGTACTTCTTCGACCGAAATCGGCCCTCCTTTGACGCGATACTTTACTACTACCAGAGCGGTGGCAGGCTGCGTCGCCCGGTCAACGTTCCTCTCGATGTCTTCTCCGAGGAAATCAAGTTCTACGAGCTGGGCGAGCTGGCCACCAACAAGTTCAG GGAGGACGAAGGGTTCATCAAGGAAGAGGAGAAACCGCTGCCATCGCATGAGTTGCAGAGGAAGGTTTGGCTGTTGTTCGAGTACCCGGAAAGCTCGCAAGGCGCCCGGGTAGTCGCCATAATATCCGTGATCGTGATCCTCCTGTCGATCGTGATATTCTGCTTAGAGACCCTGCCGGAATTCAAGCACTACAAGGTCTTCAACACAACAACGAACGGCACGAAGATCGAGGAGGACGAAGTGCCGGACATAACCGACCCGTTCTTCCTAATAGAGACTATTTGTATCATCTGGTTCACGTTCGAGTTATCGGTGCGCTTCCTCGCCTGTCCAAATAAGCTGAACTTCTTCCGTGATGTAATGAATTTCATCGATATCATCGCCATCATTCCGTATTTTATCACGCTTGGTACCGTGATGGCCGAGGAGGAGGAAATGCCTGATGAACCAAAGGCGCCGGTAAGCCCGCAGGACAAGAGTACGAACCAGGCGATGTCCCTGGCGATACTCAGAGTGATCAGGCTCGTCAGAGTGTTCCGGATATTCAAGCTTTCCAGACATAGTAAAGGCCTTCAGATCCTCGGTCGTACGCTCAAGGCCTCCATGAGGGAGCTCGGCTTGCTCATCTTTTTCCTCTTCATCG GTGTGGTGCTATTCTCATCGGCGGTATACTTCGCGGAGGCCGGCTCCGAGAATTCGTTCTTCAAGTCCATTCCGGACGCGTTCTGGTGGGCCGTTGTCACGATGACGACCGTGGGCTATGGTGACATGAC GCCCGTCGGAGTTTGGGGAAAAATTGTGGGCTCTCTGTGCGCGATCGCTGGTGTGTTGACAATCGCCCTGCCTGTCCCCGTCATCGTCTCCAACTTCAACTACTTCTACCATCGTGAGACTGACCAAGAAGAGATGCAGTCGCAGAACTTCAATCACGTGACCAGCTGCCCGTATCTCCCTG GTCAACACTTGAAGAAGAGCTCGATGTCGGAATCGTCATCGGAGATAATGGAGCTGGAAGAGGGCATACTGAGCAGTATCACTCATTCCGAGGTTACGAAGAAGCCCAACTGCAACCCTCGCCataataacaatattaatcCAGCCTGTATGAGCATCGAGACTGACGTCTGA
- the LOC100648438 gene encoding potassium voltage-gated channel protein Shaker isoform X10 — protein MLPGRSKMGSLPKLSSQDEDGPNPHTQYTGVTQFEPIPHDHDFCERVVINVSGLRFETQLRTLNQFPDTLLGDPHRRIRYFDPLRNEYFFDRNRPSFDAILYYYQSGGRLRRPVNVPLDVFSEEIKFYELGELATNKFREDEGFIKEEEKPLPSHELQRKVWLLFEYPESSQGARVVAIISVIVILLSIVIFCLETLPEFKHYKVFNTTTNGTKIEEDEVPDITDPFFLIETICIIWFTFELSVRFLACPNKLNFFRDVMNFIDIIAIIPYFITLGTVMAEEEEMPDEPKAPVSPQDKSTNQAMSLAILRVIRLVRVFRIFKLSRHSKGLQILGRTLKASMRELGLLIFFLFIGVVLFSSAVYFAEAGSENSFFKSIPDAFWWAVVTMTTVGYGDMTPVGVWGKIVGSLCAIAGVLTIALPVPVIVSNFNYFYHRETDQEEMQSQNFNHVTSCPYLPGQHLKKSSMSESSSEIMELEEGILSSITHSEVTKKPNCNPRHNNNINPACMSIETDV, from the exons GTGAGCGGGCTACGGTTTGAGACGCAGCTGCGTACGCTGAACCAATTTCCGGACACGCTGCTTGGCGATCCGCATCGACGAATCCGATACTTTGATCCGCTTCGCAACGAGTACTTCTTCGACCGAAATCGGCCCTCCTTTGACGCGATACTTTACTACTACCAGAGCGGTGGCAGGCTGCGTCGCCCGGTCAACGTTCCTCTCGATGTCTTCTCCGAGGAAATCAAGTTCTACGAGCTGGGCGAGCTGGCCACCAACAAGTTCAG GGAGGACGAAGGGTTCATCAAGGAAGAGGAGAAACCGCTGCCATCGCATGAGTTGCAGAGGAAGGTTTGGCTGTTGTTCGAGTACCCGGAAAGCTCGCAAGGCGCCCGGGTAGTCGCCATAATATCCGTGATCGTGATCCTCCTGTCGATCGTGATATTCTGCTTAGAGACCCTGCCGGAATTCAAGCACTACAAGGTCTTCAACACAACAACGAACGGCACGAAGATCGAGGAGGACGAAGTGCCGGACATAACCGACCCGTTCTTCCTAATAGAGACTATTTGTATCATCTGGTTCACGTTCGAGTTATCGGTGCGCTTCCTCGCCTGTCCAAATAAGCTGAACTTCTTCCGTGATGTAATGAATTTCATCGATATCATCGCCATCATTCCGTATTTTATCACGCTTGGTACCGTGATGGCCGAGGAGGAGGAAATGCCTGATGAACCAAAGGCGCCGGTAAGCCCGCAGGACAAGAGTACGAACCAGGCGATGTCCCTGGCGATACTCAGAGTGATCAGGCTCGTCAGAGTGTTCCGGATATTCAAGCTTTCCAGACATAGTAAAGGCCTTCAGATCCTCGGTCGTACGCTCAAGGCCTCCATGAGGGAGCTCGGCTTGCTCATCTTTTTCCTCTTCATCG GTGTGGTGCTATTCTCATCGGCGGTATACTTCGCGGAGGCCGGCTCCGAGAATTCGTTCTTCAAGTCCATTCCGGACGCGTTCTGGTGGGCCGTTGTCACGATGACGACCGTGGGCTATGGTGACATGAC GCCCGTCGGAGTTTGGGGAAAAATTGTGGGCTCTCTGTGCGCGATCGCTGGTGTGTTGACAATCGCCCTGCCTGTCCCCGTCATCGTCTCCAACTTCAACTACTTCTACCATCGTGAGACTGACCAAGAAGAGATGCAGTCGCAGAACTTCAATCACGTGACCAGCTGCCCGTATCTCCCTG GTCAACACTTGAAGAAGAGCTCGATGTCGGAATCGTCATCGGAGATAATGGAGCTGGAAGAGGGCATACTGAGCAGTATCACTCATTCCGAGGTTACGAAGAAGCCCAACTGCAACCCTCGCCataataacaatattaatcCAGCCTGTATGAGCATCGAGACTGACGTCTGA